From Actinopolymorpha cephalotaxi, one genomic window encodes:
- a CDS encoding transglycosylase domain-containing protein translates to MTRRHDDRYADDHTSVDVYGDPREDRGPRGHRQPRRRPRRRLRRFLLGCLLFFLGLGILSIAAFVIGYARTSVPDPNAMLDSNTTTIYYHDGKSVLGSFHAQNRISVPLDQVPKNTQDAVIAAENRSFWTDRGVSPTGIVRAAWNTARGQDVQGGSTITQQYVKNYYLTQEQTWTRKVKELFITLKVQRQLSKQEILQNYLNTSYFGRGAWGIETASQAYFGKHVQELSPQESAVLASLLRAPSIYDPAVDPTNRPRLESRYHYVLDGMAKLGHLSTGQAAQEPLPKIKPISKSSNSAGPGGYLVSQVRKELVKLGYSEAQIETGGLQVTTTIDAKAQRAMQDAFAKHFPTKNAKGVYAGGAAVRPGTGEVVAMYGGKDYIKRQFNDATQAKLQPGSTFKSFALAAALEDGVSLRSRFAGNSPFMLDNGDQVRNEFNRDYGRYVDLRQATRDSINTAYVDLTVNKIGPNAVYDAALRAGVPKNSPGLDKHAKIALGFASVSPMDMANSYATFAAEGRRAPWHLVDKVTAPGGNVLHETKVESKREFGKPVVRDLDSALEDVVKHGSAEQAAKDLGRPAAGKTGTHEDQTAWFVGYTPQLAASVAFYKDANGDGKKESLDNVGGMNTFFGGGYPARIWTEFMKEALAGQPVRQFPPPANLGKVVNPKPTFTPRPKPTFTPTPTPTPTPTPTVTPTPTDTPTPTPTFTRKPPGPRPKPTNTLPIPTPTSSPSPTRTKGPHRPFP, encoded by the coding sequence GTGACACGCAGACATGACGACAGGTATGCCGACGACCACACGTCCGTGGACGTCTACGGCGATCCACGTGAGGATCGGGGACCTCGCGGGCATCGCCAACCCCGCAGGAGACCCAGGCGACGCCTCCGGCGTTTCCTGCTCGGCTGCCTGCTCTTCTTCCTCGGGCTGGGCATCCTGAGCATCGCGGCGTTCGTGATCGGCTACGCGCGCACGTCCGTCCCGGACCCGAACGCGATGCTGGACTCCAACACCACGACGATCTACTACCACGACGGCAAGAGCGTCCTGGGGTCCTTCCACGCCCAGAACCGCATCTCGGTGCCGTTGGACCAGGTGCCCAAGAACACCCAGGACGCGGTGATCGCGGCGGAGAACCGCAGCTTCTGGACCGACCGCGGCGTGTCGCCGACCGGTATCGTCCGCGCCGCGTGGAACACCGCGCGGGGCCAGGACGTCCAGGGTGGTTCGACGATCACCCAGCAGTACGTCAAGAACTACTACCTGACCCAGGAACAGACCTGGACCCGCAAGGTCAAGGAACTCTTCATCACCTTGAAGGTCCAGCGGCAGCTGTCCAAGCAGGAGATCCTGCAGAACTACCTCAACACCAGCTACTTCGGCCGCGGCGCGTGGGGCATCGAGACCGCCTCGCAGGCGTACTTCGGCAAGCACGTCCAGGAGCTCAGCCCCCAGGAGTCGGCGGTGCTGGCGTCCCTGCTGCGGGCGCCGTCGATCTACGACCCGGCGGTCGACCCGACCAACCGGCCACGGCTCGAGTCCCGCTACCACTACGTGCTCGACGGGATGGCGAAGCTCGGGCACCTGTCCACCGGACAGGCCGCGCAGGAGCCGCTGCCGAAGATCAAGCCGATCAGCAAGAGCAGCAACTCCGCCGGACCGGGCGGCTACCTCGTCAGCCAGGTGCGCAAGGAGCTGGTCAAGCTCGGCTACAGCGAGGCGCAGATCGAGACCGGCGGCCTGCAGGTCACCACGACGATCGACGCCAAGGCCCAGCGTGCGATGCAGGACGCGTTTGCGAAGCACTTCCCGACCAAGAACGCCAAGGGTGTGTACGCGGGCGGCGCCGCTGTGCGCCCGGGCACCGGCGAGGTGGTCGCGATGTACGGCGGGAAGGACTACATCAAGCGCCAGTTCAACGACGCCACCCAGGCCAAGCTCCAGCCGGGCTCGACGTTCAAGTCGTTCGCCCTGGCCGCGGCGTTGGAGGACGGCGTCTCCCTGCGCAGCAGGTTCGCCGGCAACTCGCCGTTCATGCTCGACAACGGCGACCAGGTACGCAACGAGTTCAACCGCGACTACGGGCGCTACGTCGACCTGAGGCAGGCCACCCGGGACTCGATCAACACCGCCTACGTCGACCTCACCGTCAACAAGATCGGCCCGAACGCGGTGTACGACGCGGCCCTGCGCGCGGGCGTGCCGAAGAACTCGCCCGGCCTGGACAAGCACGCGAAGATCGCCCTCGGTTTCGCGTCGGTGTCCCCGATGGACATGGCCAACTCCTACGCCACGTTCGCGGCCGAGGGCAGGCGCGCCCCGTGGCACCTCGTGGACAAGGTCACCGCCCCGGGCGGCAACGTCCTGCACGAGACGAAGGTGGAGAGCAAGCGGGAGTTCGGCAAGCCGGTGGTCCGCGACCTCGACAGCGCGCTGGAGGACGTCGTGAAGCACGGCAGCGCGGAGCAGGCGGCAAAGGACCTCGGCCGCCCGGCCGCCGGCAAGACCGGCACCCACGAGGACCAGACGGCGTGGTTCGTGGGCTACACCCCGCAACTGGCCGCGTCGGTGGCGTTCTACAAGGACGCGAACGGCGACGGGAAGAAGGAGTCGCTGGACAACGTGGGCGGGATGAACACCTTCTTCGGCGGCGGCTACCCCGCGCGGATCTGGACGGAGTTCATGAAGGAGGCGCTGGCCGGCCAGCCGGTGCGGCAGTTCCCGCCGCCGGCCAACCTCGGGAAGGTCGTCAACCCCAAGCCGACCTTCACGCCGAGGCCCAAGCCCACCTTCACGCCGACGCCGACGCCGACCCCGACGCCGACGCCGACGGTTACCCCAACTCCCACGGACACGCCCACGCCGACGCCGACCTTCACCCGGAAGCCGCCGGGCCCGAGGCCCAAGCCGACCAACACCCTCCCCATCCCCACGCCCACCTCGTCGCCCAGCCCGACCAGGACCAAGGGACCCCACCGGCCGTTTCCGTAG
- a CDS encoding PadR family transcriptional regulator translates to MARRGGVLELAVLGLLHEAPMHGYELRKRLNARFGWGRALSYGSLYPCLKSLLARDCVREDSSADDTDRTSAGNTARRRARIVYRLTPAGEQLLTELLAEGGPSAWDDDNFGVRLAFFARTDATVRLRILEGRRRRLEERLDRTRAQLHRTQERLDTYALELQRHGVESVEREVHWLSDLIASERVGHPAAADQPEDQRPEDQHPRERHPEEH, encoded by the coding sequence ATGGCACGCCGCGGCGGCGTACTCGAGCTCGCGGTCCTGGGCCTCCTGCACGAGGCGCCGATGCACGGCTACGAGCTGCGCAAGCGCCTCAACGCGAGGTTCGGCTGGGGACGTGCGCTGTCCTACGGATCGCTCTACCCCTGCCTGAAGTCCCTGCTCGCCCGGGACTGCGTCCGCGAGGACTCCTCCGCCGACGACACCGACCGCACCTCGGCCGGCAACACCGCCCGGCGCCGGGCCCGGATCGTCTACCGCCTCACCCCCGCCGGTGAGCAGCTCCTCACCGAACTCCTGGCCGAGGGCGGGCCGTCCGCCTGGGACGACGACAACTTCGGTGTCCGGCTGGCGTTCTTCGCGCGTACGGACGCGACGGTGCGGCTGCGCATCCTCGAGGGCCGCCGGCGGCGGCTGGAGGAGCGCCTGGACCGCACCCGCGCGCAACTTCACCGTACGCAGGAACGCCTGGACACCTACGCCCTCGAACTCCAGCGGCACGGCGTGGAGTCCGTCGAGCGCGAGGTGCACTGGCTCAGCGACCTGATCGCCTCCGAACGCGTGGGGCATCCGGCCGCCGCCGACCAGCCCGAAGACCAGCGCCCCGAAGACCAGCACCCCCGAGAGCGCCACCCCGAAGAGCACTGA
- a CDS encoding DUF5318 family protein — translation MWSQRSVVDYSLQRKATLRALRGGHATVMEDVCDADPYLLRAAKFHGEPTDRPCPICRREKLTHVTYVFGDELGQYSGRIRQTPELEMMAREHGEFRVYVIEVCQGCSWNHLTLSYVLGDGVPRRPPRRQRTVEDEYS, via the coding sequence ATGTGGTCGCAACGGTCGGTGGTCGATTACAGCCTGCAGCGCAAGGCGACGCTGCGGGCGCTGCGTGGTGGCCACGCGACCGTGATGGAGGACGTGTGCGACGCCGACCCCTACCTCCTCCGGGCGGCGAAGTTTCACGGGGAACCAACCGACCGGCCCTGTCCCATCTGCCGGAGGGAGAAGCTGACCCACGTCACCTACGTCTTCGGCGACGAGCTCGGTCAGTACTCCGGCCGGATCCGGCAGACGCCCGAGCTGGAGATGATGGCCCGCGAGCACGGCGAGTTCCGGGTCTACGTCATCGAGGTCTGCCAGGGTTGCTCGTGGAATCACCTCACGCTCTCGTACGTCCTCGGTGACGGTGTGCCACGACGGCCGCCTCGCCGGCAGCGCACGGTCGAGGACGAGTACTCCTAG